Below is a genomic region from Eupeodes corollae chromosome 1, idEupCoro1.1, whole genome shotgun sequence.
ttcagttgtttttttttttataaaaatccaacagtcagatttttcataaaaaaaataaaatctaaaaaattgatgttcggtcatcttaaattaattttattcatccaatttgtaaaaatttaagaaatgctactaaaattggtaaacaaaaatttccactaaaaatctatttaacaaaactagattttcaaactaaactatttctttatatgaaaaacattgttaataatttaaaaatttttaagaataattcaactgacaacttttttaacccaacaagaaaacctctaaacttttaagcaagataaatcgacagacgggttgggaagttatcagtgtgggtcgcatcccagcctctttttaatgaTGTGAACGGAATAGTaaaaaattggaacaccaacaataaacgaaatggaatttttgttggcttttggcagtcagctactcagtaaaatgaaatttcatcattataaattaaataaaactttaaatgcattgtttctaaaaaaaatacttcaacatAGGATTGATCTTATTGtatcaatcttttgctagaaataagtgtgtaacatgttcaaaaactaaaattttagtgatggattttactgatagctattcataattgaaaacaaacattgaatttttttttgacaggtcgtttatagctatcattcaaaacctctgtcattgaaaaatttgTCCTGATCGAAAGcaactaacaattttttactaacataaatctgtcattggaattgtgtgaaattggaacacaaatcagtttaacgattcgttttacttttgaacataaaaatatcagctgctcaagaaaattaatttccgtccggaaaataggaAAATACATGTTTAGAGAAAAATGAATGTGCAACTAAATGTTTTtgtctcaaaaaaaattctttgtgtggtTTCCGATCGATCGGTATATAAGTTTCATTGCTAACCAAATTGAAataccgtcaaatatcgattcaaacataTTTACCAATAGATttaaatgatagctataactggcgcctaagaGTCCATTGTTTGTATTCAAACAATAAAACCGATGGTCTTTTGCTGTTTGTGTAAAAAGTttccttgtcaaatttaaacaaaggggctgggatgcggcccacactgataacttctcatcccgtctgtcgaattgtcttgcttaaaaggtttgtaggttttaacgtttttttaaaatgttatcagttaaattataataatattttgcatgttataatgaaatagtttgatttcaaaatctacttTTGTTAACGAGATCCTTAGTGTTtgatttaagctttttatttggataaatagatattcacttttattttcaaaaggatGACACAATGTGTAATtctgacttaaaattaattttaataatcaaaaaatatataaccaaGTGTCTGTTGCGATGGCGGTGGTGGTTTATAAGCGAATGGGGTGAGTTTGAGTTATTATACTAGCACATTGCACATGGCACATAGAACACGTTGATATATAATGAGCTAGCTCTGCTTTTCGGACCGGGAGGAATCGAAACAGCAAAGACGTGTTTAATAACCTGAACATTAGCGCCCACCTTGCAACCTTGTTTGCAAAGTTAACAAATCTTAAACCACCACCACTTCAGAACAATTAATTTGATTCAAATGaaattgtgaaaaatataattcaaattttaatgatacataggtataatttttacatgatttaatttagcaaaatttaaaggtacgagatacaaaattttattcatgTGCTTGAATATTCATACTTAATAATTAGTTATCATAAATAATGTAAGTATCTATGTACAAAAACTCgggtttataattattattattttttttttttttttaaatgagtgaTAAGCAATTCCCCTTTATCCCCTTTCACGAATGTTTCAATAATACTCAAATCATAAGGCGAAAGGAAAATAACAAACGATTTCATTTTACTTCTGAGGAAGAAGGATACAAAGTTTGGCAATCGAACGAGTGACGATTCCCTTTTCGGTTCGAACTTCCGCGACCCGAATTTTGTTATCATGTCCGGCGTGCACATTGATGACTCTCCCAAGGCGCCACTCGTTGGGTGGCAAATTCTCACTACGAATGATAACGAGATCATCGATTTGAATATTTCTTTCAGGATATTTCCATTTATAACGCTTATGGAGCTCTTTCAAATATTCTTCTTTCCAACGAGCGCTTAATTGATGATGCAGAATTTGCAATTTTCTCCACCGATTCATGATACTTAGTGATTGATCTATATAAGATGGTTCTGGCAAACCTATTAACATTCCTCCGGTGAGGAAATGACCAGGAGTCAGAGGAACAATATCTGACACGTTTTCAGACATCGGTGACAATGGTCGTGAATTTAAAGTACACTCAATTCGAGCGAGTAAAGTGGTGAATTCTTCAAAGGTGAATTTTTCATTACCCGCTAATTTTcgaaaatgtcttttaaaacttttgactcCCGCTTCCCACAACCCACCCATATGAGGTGAACCGGGAGGAATAAAATTCCATTTTACCTTCGAAAAGTTGTGAGCGGCTGCGGTAGGACTATGTACAAGTGATTTGTGGAAGTCAGATAAAAGCACTTTAGAAGCACCCACGAAGTTAGTGCCATGGTCTGAAAACATTTGTTCTGGAGTTCCTCGACGAGAAATAAACCGCATAAATGACGCAAGGAATGCTTGGGTTGTTAAATCACTAACAAGTTCTAAGTGTATAGCACGGGTAGCGAAACAAACAAAGATACATACGTACCCTTTGTCAAAACGGCATTTTCGACCATAATACGTCTTAATAAGAAATGGACCGGCAAAATCCACTCCCGTATTTGTAAAAGGTCGACCTATTACCGTTCTTTCTTCGGGTAATGCACCCATCAATTGGGTTTGAACGTGTTTTTTGTATCGAATACATACTGGGcattttataatacattttttaacaaggTTCTTAATTTTGGGTATCCAATATTCGGATCTTATCATGCGCATCATGAGCTGAATTTCACCATGTAGTGAAAGCTCATGTACATATTGTACATACAGCTGAACGAAGAGACATTTTGACGGAAGAAGTATCGGGAATTTTTCGTTATACGACAAAGTTGACAAAGCTAATCTACCATTTGCACGCATGACACCCTTGTCATCAATAATGGGATTGAACTTCCCTAACCAACTTTTTGAAGCTAATTGTTTTCCTTGTACCAAATCGCAATATtctttctgaaaatattttttttgtgtgagtaCTATTAACGTCTGTTTGGCTAAATTACTTTCCTCATACGAAAGTTCCGGCGATGAGTACTTTTTATTTCCACGCTTAATAAAGGAGTGATAAAATCTCTCAATATAGGCGACTACACATAAAACCTTGTGCCAGTTGGAAAACTTTGCTAAATCTTCTTCAAAATCCTGTACAACTTGGTTATTGAATAACTGTAcctttttcaattctaaaattGACTCGTCAACTGGTTCACGCTTCGATCGTGGCCATATTAATTGAGGTTTCAACAACCAGTGGGGACCATTCCACCATAAAGAACTATCTTTTAAATCAACAGGGGATACTCCTCTTGAGGCTAGATCAGCTGGATTTTCGCACGAAATTACATGCGACCACTCCGTTGCcactgtattttttaaaatttctgccGTTCTATTGGCCACAAATGTTTTCCATGTACTAGGTGGTTTTTGAAGCCAGGCTAATACGATTGTGGAATCTGTCCACAAATTGActgatgaaatattttgaatttgaagagACTTTGACAGTAAATTTATCATTTTGGATAAAAGAACTGCACCTTGCAACTCCAACCTGGGTAACGATATAGTATTTACTGGCGATACCTTTGATTTCGCCCACAAAAGATGGGAGGTCACCATATCACGGTGTTGCACCCGTAAGTAAATACATGCCGCATAGGCTTTTTCCGAAGCGTCACAGAATCCGTGTAGCTGTGAAACAGCTTGCGGAGTGTATTCCACCCATCGTGGGATACGTATCTTTGCAATTTCTGGTAAACTTGCCACAAATACTTTCCACCTCTGTTCAGTGTCAGGAAAAAGTCCACTATCCCACTCAGTCTTATCCTTCCAAATTTGCTGCATTAGTATTTTTGCAGTGATCACAATAGGGGCCAACCACCCTATGGGATCATACAATTTAGCAATCACTGATAGCACTGAACGTTTCGTGATAGGATTTGACTGTGGAACTGATTGAaccgaaaatgaaaatgtatctAAAGTAGCTTTCCATTTTATGCCAAGCATTTTCACAGAACTTTTATCATCGATGTTTAAGAAATCTTCGTTAAGAAGCGAACTTTTGGGTAGCGATCTCAGCAACTCTTTCCTATTTGAGGTCCACTTCCGTAAATTAAAACCAGCTGATTGTAAAACCGTAATTAATTCTGACTGTGCCTTTAACGCCGTGGGAATATCATGGGCTCCCGATAGGACATCGTCAACAAACAGTTCACGAAGAAGAATATTAGCAGCTAATGGATGAGATTTTTCTACTTCTCTGGCTAACTGGTGCAATGAACGAATTGCTAAATATGGCGAACACGAAACGCCAAATGTGAGCGTCAACATTTCGAAAACGGTAAGAGGATCTTTCGGATTTTcgcgaaacaaaattttttgaaaaggagTTTGATCAGGGTATATTTTTATCTGCCGATACATTTTCTCGACATCACTGTTGAAAACGAACTTATAAAGCTGCCAATTTAACATTAAGAGCGTAATATCTGTTTGGAGTGCCGGACCTGGATATAAAATGTCGTTTAAGCTCTTCCCGTTTGAAGAGGCAAGCGATGCGTTGAAAACAACGCGAACCTTTGTTGTCAGGCTTTCCGGTTTTATAACTGCATGATGTGGCATAACATATGATGCCCCCTTTTCAACAAATGTATCCGCCGAATCACTTGGCTTCATATGCCCCAAGTCAATATATTCCGACAACACCGAATCATACTCATTTTTTAATGTAGGGTTAAATAAAAGCCTCTTTTCATTTCTAAGAAATTGTCGTTTTGTAATTTCATGTGAATTCCCTAACCTTGTATTGTGAAGAGAATCGTCCTTGAACGGTAGTCTTACCACATACCGACCCGTCTTATCTC
It encodes:
- the LOC129943190 gene encoding uncharacterized protein LOC129943190: MYVNIIGKIGTLYSYTYIWCGVYINGKIGTFYIHNGKNWYAWVVSGFALFSNNFSHGFIISFEMSLGVLILACDALVDFHASFKEKPVKGLRNSALEAYRLELQALWLEVKKSYAEFICEAATDDDLKASILEVKAKYKSSSDTYIEFLSDILEATQEEKNKIDTKSKTEDKSESVALRHNMHLPPCETEIFSGNFLKWPAFRDMFTALYIRHAKLSPVQKLFHLRARTKDHALSIVSKFEITDDNFEAAWAALKEYYENKRVLVNNHLSVLLGQSRITVESAAALKELQSNINEAIIALGSYSIEVKKWDALITYVCATRLPPQTLSLWEESLENPMEIQSWEKMNSFLTNRYRVLDNVSDMHKENKLSKVSVSKQQPTGTIPRVRTHHAQVNSQCKVCKGAHALRVCPDFLKMSVSQRRNTIRKFKYCYNCLAFNHLAPACQSESTCFHCKGKHHSLLHFDKVSPGSFTPNVQSTQSTSAPSQNVQQSFVNTNSGVQYTVPRDSLKAQFSNTEENASVSAKVFFAKTQHVALLATAIIRIHQNQTDFEWRALIDPGSEISFISEEVQRSLKLPVRSVRATVAGVNSSVTATSSKMCSFTLRSKFDKQFSLFAQALVLKTVADSLPSISVELENAQTLFDFPLADPCFNQCAKIDVLIGADLYPFIIRDGLKPNVFQSIMAQNTVFGWVLLGPLKKSSSQYNSQCSRSLSFYNEISLDEEIQKFWQIEELPQNQMLTAAEQYCENLFEETTYRDKTGRYVVRLPFKDDSLHNTRLGNSHEITKRQFLRNEKRLLFNPTLKNEYDSVLSEYIDLGHMKPSDSADTFVEKGASYVMPHHAVIKPESLTTKVRVVFNASLASSNGKSLNDILYPGPALQTDITLLMLNWQLYKFVFNSDVEKMYRQIKIYPDQTPFQKILFRENPKDPLTVFEMLTLTFGVSCSPYLAIRSLHQLAREVEKSHPLAANILLRELFVDDVLSGAHDIPTALKAQSELITVLQSAGFNLRKWTSNRKELLRSLPKSSLLNEDFLNIDDKSSVKMLGIKWKATLDTFSFSVQSVPQSNPITKRSVLSVIAKLYDPIGWLAPIVITAKILMQQIWKDKTEWDSGLFPDTEQRWKVFVASLPEIAKIRIPRWVEYTPQAVSQLHGFCDASEKAYAACIYLRVQHRDMVTSHLLWAKSKVSPVNTISLPRLELQGAVLLSKMINLLSKSLQIQNISSVNLWTDSTIVLAWLQKPPSTWKTFVANRTAEILKNTVATEWSHVISCENPADLASRGVSPVDLKDSSLWWNGPHWLLKPQLIWPRSKREPVDESILELKKVQLFNNQVVQDFEEDLAKFSNWHKVLCVVAYIERFYHSFIKRGNKKYSSPELSYEESNLAKQTLIVLTQKKYFQKEYCDLVQGKQLASKSWLGKFNPIIDDKGVMRANGRLALSTLSYNEKFPILLPSKCLFVQLYVQYVHELSLHGEIQLMMRMIRSEYWIPKIKNLVKKCIIKCPVCIRYKKHVQTQLMGALPEERTVIGRPFTNTGVDFAGPFLIKTYYGRKCRFDKGYVCIFVCFATRAIHLELVSDLTTQAFLASFMRFISRRGTPEQMFSDHGTNFVGASKVLLSDFHKSLVHSPTAAAHNFSKVKWNFIPPGSPHMGGLWEAGVKSFKRHFRKLAGNEKFTFEEFTTLLARIECTLNSRPLSPMSENVSDIVPLTPGHFLTGGMLIGLPEPSYIDQSLSIMNRWRKLQILHHQLSARWKEEYLKELHKRYKWKYPERNIQIDDLVIIRSENLPPNEWRLGRVINVHAGHDNKIRVAEVRTEKGIVTRSIAKLCILLPQK